The window GGTGTTTTCAACATGGTATGGTCGTTGACGAGTATTCTCCCGTTCTGCGCCTCATAAAAATGCGTTCTTTGAGTCCTTTGATAAAATAATTAGAAAAGCAAgtcgaaaaaagaaagtgcaaGTCTCTCATTGGTTGACCCCGACGTGATTTGAACACGCAACCTTCTGATCTGGAGTCAGACGCGCTACCGTTGCGCCACGGAGTCTTTCAACGAGCAGGCTCGTCAAGATGCTTCTTGATTTCAGCTTATAAccttttgttaattttgtatGAAATATTGTTATTAGCCAATTGAACAAATCACACAATGCTTACAAAACATCTACAAGTAAACGAAATGCCCTTTCGAATattgaaacaaagaaaatgtgAAAGATATTATGTTAGCTTAACAAAAGCTGCAGATGTCGATGTTACTTCAATGTATAATTTCCACCGGGCTACCTACATAACTTTAATACTTTCTGTGAGTTAGGAGACTTTTTCATATTGTCCATCTTAAACATAATGCAATATCTGATGATTTCTCTTCCATTGCTGGTTTGCCGAATGGACTTTAACCCGGAATGGACAGAGCCGGCCGAGATGGTGTGTGTGAAGTATGTGTCTGTTGCAACACACCCACTAGCTCAGAACCTCGCATTTGCAGTGGTGTAGATGTTTTGACTGTCATTTGCGAAAGGAATCTGCTCTGGTCACGACTCACCGCACCGTTTGTGTAcgattttatttacattttgaCAAAAGCGGAATTAAAATATGATTAACACGGGGTAAGCGAAACAGAAGTGAAGCATTATTGAGCATATCGCATCGGAGCACCGGATCGTTAGTTTAATGCGGTTCAATCTTTATCTTCGAGTGCGGCACAGTGCTTCTTGAGTCTACTGGTTCGCAATATCAAGTAACGGTCCGAaggtcggcagcagcatcgcagAGATTACACAGTCTCGAAAGACTGAATGTGTGTATGCATGAGAGCTATACTTTCTTGATCGGTGTTAATAGAAGATGTTTAACCAATCCGCATAGAAAGAAATTCCTTACATTCTTGCTCCTCTATACTTTCGGTTGCAGAAAACTTGCTGGACGAACGCTCTTCATTACGGGCGCTTCGAGAGGGATCGGAAAAGCGATCGCTTTGCGAGCCGCTCAGGATGGAGCGAACGTGGTGGTCGCGGCCAAGACGGCCGATCCACACCCGAAACTACCTGGCACAATCTACACGGCGGCCAAAGAGAGTAAGTTTGGATGAAACAGCAAAGATATCGGTGATCATTTCAACCACTTCTTAAGCACCACTCGGTGTTGTTGTCCCTTGCTAAATTGGCTTACTGTTCCATAACTATCTTCCAGTTGAAGCAGCCGGTGGTAAGGCGCTTCCCTGTGTGGTCGATGTTCGCGACGAAGCTGCGGTTCGCACGGCTGTTCAGAATGCGGTGGCCAAATTTGGTGGAATCGACATCGTGGTCAACAATGCGAGTGCAATCGCGCTCACGCCCACCGAACAGACCGACATGAAGCGGTACGATCTGATGCACCAAATCAACTCGCGCGGTACCTTCCTCGTGTAAGAACGGTTGTTTCCGTGTACTTATGACCGCCCGCTAAGCTAAGCTCCGTTATTTTGTAGCTCTAAAGAATGCATACCCTATCTCCGGAAGAGCAACCACGCGCACATACTGAACATTTCGCCGCCGCTCAACATGGCACCGCACTGGTTCAGCAATCACGTGGCCTACACAATGGCCAAATACGGTATGTCCATGTGTGTCCTTGGCATGGCTAAGGAACTTGAGGCGGCGAACATTGCGGTGAACGCACTGTGGCCACGAACCGCCATCCATACTGCGGCCATGGAGATGCTCACCGGCAAAGAGAGCGATCAGTTCTCTCGCAAACCGGAAATAATGGCTGATGCCGCTTACGCCATCCTGTCCAAGGAGCCGCGCCACCAGACGGGCAAGTTTCTGATCGACGACGAGGTGCTGCAGGCGGAAGGCATCACCGACATTAAACAGTACGCGTGCGTGCCAGCGAACGCCGACAAGCTGATGCCGGACTTTTTCCTCGACGTTGCCCCGGAGAAACTGGTAGAATTTGCGGCAGAGGGCAGCCACGCGGCGTCGCTTAAAAAGCCAGCGGCGGCTAGCGAAGCTGGTAAAATTGAGGGACTATTCCAGAAGATCGAGAGTTTACTGAACGAAGAGATCGTGCGCAAAACGGGTGCCGTGTACGAGTTCAAGGTGAAGGGGGAAGAGGCCGGCATCTGGTTCGCCGACCTCAAGTCTGGGACGGGTAAGGTCGGAAAGGGTAGCccgccggccacggccgatGCGGTGCTGACTATGGACTCGAAGCACTTCTTCGACATGTTCACGGGCAAGCTAAAACCGGCGAACGCATTTATGACGGGCAAACTGAAGATCTCCGGTGACTTGCAGAAGGCGATGAAGCTGGAGAAGCTTATGGGTGGGCTGAAAGCCAAACTGTGAGTGTGGGAACCTAGGGAACTCAGGTATTCATCAAGGaataaaatacttttttcGTATCGTTCTACTTCTTCTTATCCGCCGAtaaccgctgagcggtcttggccCTGCCCCAGAGACAATGCTAATCtctgttgttttctgtaaCNNNNNNNNNNNNNNNNNNNNNNNNNNNNNNNNNNNNNNNNNNNNNNNNNNNNNNNNNNNNNNNNNNNNNNNNNNNNNNNNNNNNNNNNNNNNNNNNNNNNNNNNNNNNNNNNNNNNNNNNNNNNNNNNNNNNNNNNNNNNNNNNNNNNNNNNNNNNNNNNNNNNNNNNNNNNNNNNNNNNNNNNNNNNNNNNNNNNNNNNNNNNNNNNNNNNNNNNNNNNNNNNNNNNNNNNNNNNNNNNNNNNNNNNNNNNNNNNNNNNNNNNNNNNNNNNNNNNNNNNNNNNNNNNNNNNNNNNNNNNNNNNNNNNNNNNNNNNNNNNNNNNNNNNNNNNNNNNNNNNNNNNNNNNNNNNNNNNNNNNNNNNNNNNNNNNNNNNNNNNNNNNNNNNNNNNNNNNNNNNNNNNNNNNNNNNNNNNNNNNNNNNNNNNNNNNNNNNNNNNNNNNNNNNNNNNNNNNNNNNNNNNNNNNNNNNNNNNNNNNNNNNNNNNNNNNNNNNNNNNGCATTTTCGTATCGTTAGGATGTTATTTTCGTGAGCTAACCCAACGTGTTAGGGAACGTATTAAAATTGTTACTTTTTCAAAACCAGCTGGCGAaggtaaaataaatgttctATATTTTCAACAACCGTGTTTGACCATCCATCCATTGTTCAAGCAGCTCCTTCCTGAATGTTA is drawn from Anopheles bellator unplaced genomic scaffold, idAnoBellAS_SP24_06.2 scaffold00263_ctg1, whole genome shotgun sequence and contains these coding sequences:
- the LOC131214209 gene encoding hydroxysteroid dehydrogenase-like protein 2, whose product is MINTGKLAGRTLFITGASRGIGKAIALRAAQDGANVVVAAKTADPHPKLPGTIYTAAKEIEAAGGKALPCVVDVRDEAAVRTAVQNAVAKFGGIDIVVNNASAIALTPTEQTDMKRYDLMHQINSRGTFLVSKECIPYLRKSNHAHILNISPPLNMAPHWFSNHVAYTMAKYGMSMCVLGMAKELEAANIAVNALWPRTAIHTAAMEMLTGKESDQFSRKPEIMADAAYAILSKEPRHQTGKFLIDDEVLQAEGITDIKQYACVPANADKLMPDFFLDVAPEKLVEFAAEGSHAASLKKPAAASEAGKIEGLFQKIESLLNEEIVRKTGAVYEFKVKGEEAGIWFADLKSGTGKVGKGSPPATADAVLTMDSKHFFDMFTGKLKPANAFMTGKLKISGDLQKAMKLEKLMGGLKAKL